One window of the Nitrospira defluvii genome contains the following:
- a CDS encoding intradiol ring-cleavage dioxygenase has protein sequence MSVRRSKASTIALGHLLSRRQVVALLGATGAFWLMGGGLFFRRSIAGTQVPSCVGRPEQTEGPYFVDEHLNRSDIRSDPTTGQVKPGTPLALTLQIFRLGSGDCLPLAGAQVDIWHCDALGVYSDVRDAGFDTVGQTFLRGYQITDAHGEAKFVTIYPGWYAGRTVHIHVKVRTAHAAERHFEFTSQMYFEDGLTDRVHTDQPYAAKGRRNARNQDDRIFRRGGDQLMLAPTATDEGYAAAFAIGLQFP, from the coding sequence ATGTCTGTGCGTAGATCGAAGGCTTCTACAATCGCCCTGGGCCACCTCCTTTCCCGCCGCCAAGTGGTCGCATTGCTCGGCGCAACCGGCGCGTTCTGGCTCATGGGCGGCGGTCTGTTTTTTCGGCGGTCTATCGCCGGGACGCAGGTTCCCTCCTGTGTGGGCAGGCCGGAGCAAACCGAAGGCCCCTATTTCGTTGACGAACACTTGAATCGTTCCGACATCCGTTCAGACCCGACAACCGGGCAAGTCAAACCCGGGACCCCACTCGCGCTGACATTGCAAATATTCCGGCTTGGCTCCGGAGACTGTCTGCCACTGGCCGGCGCTCAGGTGGACATCTGGCACTGCGATGCGTTGGGGGTCTACTCGGATGTGCGAGATGCCGGCTTCGACACCGTCGGCCAGACGTTTTTGCGTGGCTATCAAATCACCGACGCGCATGGCGAAGCCAAGTTCGTCACTATCTATCCTGGTTGGTATGCGGGCCGGACGGTGCACATTCACGTGAAGGTTCGTACTGCGCATGCCGCCGAGCGGCACTTTGAGTTCACGTCGCAAATGTACTTCGAGGACGGGCTGACGGATCGTGTCCATACTGATCAACCATATGCCGCGAAGGGCAGGCGCAACGCGCGAAACCAGGATGATCGCATTTTCCGGCGTGGCGGGGATCAACTCATGCTCGCTCCGACAGCCACAGACGAAGGTTATGCGGCGGCCTTCGCGATCGGCCTGCAATTTCCCTAA
- a CDS encoding GNA1162 family protein, whose protein sequence is MVLQLAGCKATYDLGVYEQSLLALGGPDGVNQSAALLDQSIVSAEMVSAIIPPGVYADHGILLHMAGNKAEAMRQISKESEQYPESKQFTENLLTVIWNTGLRLSGDSSSPHRYPSVLVLPPINKSGNPQAGLAFEMTLNRQFIERGYYVFPTLATQALVTGAGAMPADMSVADLSYLHKLTGADAVLSVTITEWEPTWMIIPLIRVAAEYKLVDTATGQDIWKSTARDEFDPTVTGGGGPVVVMDKDLRVPARRLTAKALKSSENGLPYGPYH, encoded by the coding sequence ATGGTCCTTCAACTAGCCGGGTGCAAGGCGACGTACGACTTAGGTGTGTACGAGCAGAGCTTGTTGGCGCTAGGCGGACCGGATGGTGTCAATCAGAGTGCCGCATTGTTGGATCAATCTATCGTTTCCGCCGAAATGGTTTCAGCCATAATTCCCCCTGGGGTTTATGCCGATCATGGCATCCTTCTTCACATGGCGGGGAACAAGGCCGAGGCGATGAGGCAGATTAGCAAGGAAAGTGAGCAATATCCTGAATCCAAACAGTTCACCGAAAACTTGCTCACAGTTATTTGGAACACTGGACTGCGATTGTCGGGAGATTCGTCCTCACCGCACCGATACCCCTCGGTACTCGTGCTCCCTCCCATCAACAAGTCTGGCAACCCGCAGGCAGGACTGGCTTTTGAGATGACACTAAACCGACAATTTATTGAGCGTGGGTACTATGTCTTTCCCACGCTTGCAACACAAGCCCTCGTCACTGGCGCGGGCGCAATGCCCGCCGATATGTCAGTTGCTGACCTGTCATACTTACACAAGCTGACGGGTGCGGATGCCGTTCTCTCTGTTACCATTACTGAATGGGAGCCGACCTGGATGATTATTCCTCTGATTCGTGTGGCGGCGGAATACAAGTTAGTGGATACTGCCACGGGGCAGGACATTTGGAAGAGCACCGCGCGGGATGAATTCGATCCTACGGTAACTGGTGGCGGCGGACCTGTTGTTGTCATGGATAAGGATCTCCGTGTACCGGCTCGTAGGCTCACCGCTAAGGCACTCAAGTCTTCAGAAAATGGACTTCCCTACGGTCCCTATCACTAA